One region of Deltaproteobacteria bacterium genomic DNA includes:
- a CDS encoding AAA family ATPase, whose product MGLKIAVAGKGGSGKTTVSALLAKILSDDGGRVLLVDLDSDPNLANALGIPLAAAFPLVHRSELVAERTGATGEPGGMFLLNPNVVDLIESHALKVTDRVSLLPVGTIESAGEGCFCPQTAFVKALLRQIALQKEESVVLDLEAGLEAFGRSAVEGLDLLLIVVEPGMRSVETAKRILGMVRELGIGKVKVVANKVRQPNLSLLTRQLTAEGLAADIVLVYSDELAARDLEGRPVFDYLDPVFAEGALGILRGLGENDR is encoded by the coding sequence ATGGGCCTGAAGATCGCGGTCGCAGGAAAAGGCGGCTCCGGAAAGACCACCGTTTCGGCGCTGCTTGCCAAGATCCTGTCGGACGACGGCGGCAGGGTATTGCTCGTAGATCTCGACTCCGACCCCAACCTTGCAAACGCTTTGGGTATCCCGCTCGCTGCGGCATTTCCGCTCGTTCACAGGAGTGAACTCGTCGCAGAACGCACCGGGGCTACCGGGGAGCCGGGGGGAATGTTTCTCCTTAATCCGAACGTCGTCGATCTGATCGAATCCCATGCGCTGAAAGTTACGGACCGCGTCTCCCTTCTTCCCGTAGGCACCATCGAGTCCGCTGGAGAAGGATGCTTCTGCCCACAGACCGCCTTCGTGAAAGCGCTCCTGCGGCAGATCGCGCTGCAAAAGGAGGAGTCGGTCGTGCTCGACCTCGAGGCGGGGCTCGAGGCGTTCGGCAGGTCGGCAGTCGAAGGGCTCGACCTCCTTCTGATCGTCGTCGAGCCCGGGATGCGGTCGGTGGAAACGGCGAAGCGCATCCTGGGGATGGTCCGCGAACTCGGAATCGGGAAGGTGAAAGTCGTCGCCAACAAGGTCCGGCAGCCAAACCTGTCCTTGCTGACGCGACAATTAACGGCGGAGGGACTCGCCGCGGACATCGTGCTCGTCTACAGCGACGAACTGGCGGCCCGGGACCTTGAGGGGAGACCGGTGTTCGATTACCTGGACCCGGTATTCGCTGAAGGAGCGCTGGGAATCCTGCGCGGCCTCGGGGAAAACGATCGCTAA
- a CDS encoding PAS domain-containing protein, with protein MKAGVRDSSAVKDLAVLFVCSFLVYAFAILFDVFDAMEKWAEGQGLSRLHLQELITILVMMGIATSIFFVRRYREFHEELKERKESETILRESRNKALLQYKELDRLFRQVEVVKNEWEQMMDCAGGMVVLVGVDGKINRCNRVFKDFAGGTYTEIRGKNFTDLMDEMGIDARNLEGRTLEAYSAAKIKWLELKSYTYKDIMTGDIAGAVIVIHDLTELKNIPEALR; from the coding sequence TTGAAGGCAGGAGTCAGGGATTCGAGCGCCGTAAAGGATCTTGCCGTCCTGTTCGTGTGTTCTTTTTTAGTGTATGCCTTTGCGATCCTCTTCGACGTCTTCGACGCAATGGAAAAATGGGCCGAGGGGCAAGGCCTTTCGAGGCTCCACTTGCAGGAGTTGATCACGATACTGGTAATGATGGGCATCGCGACGTCGATCTTCTTCGTCCGCAGGTACAGGGAATTTCACGAGGAACTCAAGGAACGGAAAGAGTCGGAGACGATCCTCCGGGAAAGCAGGAACAAGGCGCTTCTGCAATACAAGGAATTGGACCGGCTGTTCCGGCAGGTCGAGGTCGTGAAGAACGAGTGGGAGCAGATGATGGACTGCGCCGGAGGGATGGTGGTCCTGGTCGGCGTCGACGGCAAGATCAATCGCTGCAACCGGGTATTCAAGGATTTCGCCGGGGGAACGTACACGGAGATCCGGGGGAAGAATTTCACGGACCTGATGGACGAGATGGGGATCGATGCGAGAAACCTCGAGGGACGAACCCTGGAAGCGTACTCGGCGGCCAAGATAAAGTGGCTGGAGCTCAAGTCCTACACGTACAAGGACATCATGACGGGCGACATCGCCGGTGCGGTGATCGTCATACACGATTTGACGGAGCTGAAAAACATTCCCGAAGCTCTTCGGTAG